The sequence below is a genomic window from Setaria italica strain Yugu1 chromosome IV, Setaria_italica_v2.0, whole genome shotgun sequence.
GGCGACGCGCCAGCCGGCCTCGCGGAGCGCGTCCTCGATGTCCCGCTCGGCGTGCAGGTAGGCGCGCGTGGCCTTGGACGGGCCCGGGAACAGCTCGCCGACGCGCTTGAGGAAGTCGAAGTAGAGCGTCCTGGGCGCGAAGCTGATGAGCAGCCGCTTCTCCGCCAGCGACGCCAGGTGCTTGATCATGGCACGCGCCTCCTCCCGCGGGTAGTGGATGAGCACGTCCAGGCACACCACCACGTCGTACCGCCCCTGCAGGCTCTCCAGGTCGCGGACCTCGAACCGCGGCATGCGGAACGGGGACCCCGCCGGCTGCGACGCCAGCGCCAACTGCGCCTGCCGCTGCGCCTCGGAGACCATGGCGGCCGAGATGTCTGAGGCCAGCACGTCCGCGCcctcggcggcgagcgggaTGGCGAGGGACCCCGTCCCGCACCCGGCGTCGCACACCGTGGCGCCCGCGAGCTGGAGCGGCGAGTCGCGGAGCATGGACAGCGTGGCGGCCACCGTCTGCGCGTGGCCCTCGCGGATGTCCAGCTGCACGCGGTTCACGCCCTCCGTCGCCGACCCGTAGATCTTGCGCCACCGCTCGAAGCCCGTCGAGTTGAAGTAGGCGCGGACGGCCTccttgtcgccgccgcccgcggcctcgGCCTgtgcgcgccgccggcgctcggGATCGGAGAGagaaaccgccgccgccagcgcggcggccgcggccgcggcggccggcagggagAGCGGCGGGAGgtccgcggccggcggcagcgccgcggcggtggtgctgggaGCCTTGCGctgcgggcggaggaggacgtGGGAAtgagggtggtggagcagggcgggccgcggcggcggcagcgagtgGAGGCGGGAGAGCGGCGCGGTGGAGACGCCGGCGCGCGCCATTGCCGGAGCGAGGAATGGGGGGGATTCGACTACGAGTGGTTCGCGGGTGATGGAGTTCGGATTTTGGGGATAGGGTTTTTACAGATTGCCCCTCGTGTGTGCCTTGCTTTTTTGTGGCAGCTTGTGGTTGAGGATGCTCTTTGGATTGGGGATTAGTGTAGGGATGTAAAAGGTAAGTGGGCCTGGTTTTGCTTGGTTTCCGGTACTCTTCTGGGCTTACGATCGTAGCCCAACACAGTCCAGTAAGTTTGTTGCCTTTTTTATAATTAAAAAATGGGTTATCACAAGAGTGAGTGATATAGCAGAGTGTTAGGCTGCAAATGGCCTATTTCCAAATTTTATAGTGGACTGAAGTAATGGAACCGAGCTCCCACTTTCGTGCTGAATTATCGGAACAAGAATACAACATGTTCAAACAGCTTGGATAAGTCTGCTCTACACTACTGTTCGCTAATATTGGgtaactaagggcctg
It includes:
- the LOC101760280 gene encoding magnesium protoporphyrin IX methyltransferase, chloroplastic — protein: MARAGVSTAPLSRLHSLPPPRPALLHHPHSHVLLRPQRKAPSTTAAALPPAADLPPLSLPAAAAAAAALAAAVSLSDPERRRRAQAEAAGGGDKEAVRAYFNSTGFERWRKIYGSATEGVNRVQLDIREGHAQTVAATLSMLRDSPLQLAGATVCDAGCGTGSLAIPLAAEGADVLASDISAAMVSEAQRQAQLALASQPAGSPFRMPRFEVRDLESLQGRYDVVVCLDVLIHYPREEARAMIKHLASLAEKRLLISFAPRTLYFDFLKRVGELFPGPSKATRAYLHAERDIEDALREAGWRVANRGFISTQFYFAKLFEAVPAGSSS